In the Gossypium raimondii isolate GPD5lz chromosome 9, ASM2569854v1, whole genome shotgun sequence genome, one interval contains:
- the LOC105800358 gene encoding 2-methylpropanoate--CoA ligase CCL4 — MEELKPRPASCFPFTPLGFLERAATVYGDCTSIIYNNTSFTWSQTHRRCLQLASSLSSIGIGSGHVVSVLSYNIPAMYEIQFGVPMSGAILNCINTRLDARTVSVLLRHCEPKLLFVDTLSQSLALEAISLFPPNKSPPLLVLIQDDHDDAGGSNSSLSTVDSRFCCTYESLVEKGDPNFKWIRPKSEWSPIVLNYTSGTTSSPKGVVHSHRGIFTMTVDSLIDWEVPKQPVYLWTLPMFHANGWSYTWGMAAVGGTNVCVRKFDASTVYSLIKKHGVTHMCGAPVVLNMLSNSPEIKPLPNPVQILTAGAPPPAAVLSRTESLGFVVSHGYGLTETGGLVVSCAWKREWNKLPATERARLKARQGVRTIGMTEADVVDPESGLSVKRDGSTLGEIVLRGASVMLGYLKDPNATNKCMKENGWFYTGDVGVMHSDGYMEIKDRSKDVIISGGENLSSVEVESVLYNHPAINEAAVVARPDEYWGETPCAFVSLKNELTQKPSEQDIIQYCRAKLPHYMVPKTVVFKEELPKTSTGKVQKFALRDMAKALGPSSSSSRLSRM, encoded by the coding sequence atggaagAGCTAAAGCCAAGGCCTGCAAGTTGCTTCCCTTTCACTCCATTAGGCTTCTTAGAAAGGGCGGCCACCGTCTACGGCGATTGCACCTCCATCATCTACAATAACACTTCCTTCACCTGGTCCCAAACCCACCGCCGATGCCTCCAGCTAGCTTCTTCCCTCTCCTCCATCGGTATCGGCAGCGGTCACGTCGTCTCCGTTTTATCCTACAACATCCCCGCCATGTACGAGATTCAATTCGGCGTTCCCATGTCTGGTGCTATTCTTAACTGCATCAACACCCGTCTCGACGCTCGCACAGTCTCCGTTCTCCTCCGCCACTGTGAACCGAAGCTCCTCTTCGTCGATACCCTCTCTCAGTCTCTCGCCCTGGAAGCCATCTCCCTCTTCCCCCCTAACAAATCCCCCCCGCTTCTCGTTTTAATCCAAGACGATCACGATGACGCCGGGGGTTCCAATTCCTCATTATCCACCGTTGATTCTCGCTTCTGTTGCACGTACGAGAGCCTGGTGGAGAAAGGCGACCCTAATTTCAAATGGATTAGGCCTAAAAGTGAGTGGAGTCCGATTGTTTTGAACTATACATCAGGCACCACATCATCCCCCAAAGGAGTGGTTCATAGTCACAGAGGAATTTTCACCATGACCGTTGATTCTTTAATCGATTGGGAGGTTCCAAAACAACCAGTTTATTTATGGACACTCCCCATGTTTCACGCTAATGGGTGGAGTTACACTTGGGGCATGGCTGCCGTCGGCGGCACCAATGTTTGTGTTCGCAAATTCGATGCCTCCACCgtatatagtttaattaagaaacATGGTGTCACTCACATGTGTGGAGCGCCTGTTGTGCTTAACATGTTATCCAATTCCCCTGAAATTAAGCCACTCCCAAATCCTGTTCAAATCCTTACCGCCGGAGCTCCACCGCCGGCGGCAGTGCTGTCTAGGACCGAGTCACTCGGATTCGTCGTGAGTCACGGTTACGGGTTAACCGAAACGGGAGGGCTTGTGGTATCTTGCGCTTGGAAAAGGGAATGGAACAAGCTACCGGCGACGGAGCGAGCAAGGTTGAAAGCGAGGCAAGGAGTGAGAACCATCGGAATGACGGAAGCGGACGTGGTGGACCCTGAGTCAGGACTCAGTGTAAAACGAGACGGGTCAACTCTTGGGGAGATCGTTTTAAGAGGCGCCTCTGTCATGTTGGGTTACTTGAAAGACCCAAACGCCACCAACAAATGCATGAAAGAAAATGGGTGGTTTTACACGGGAGACGTCGGCGTTATGCACTCCGATGGGTACATGGAAATCAAAGACCGTTCAAAGGATGTTATAATCAGCGGCGGCGAGAATCTGAGCAGCGTCGAAGTTGAGTCGGTTCTGTACAATCACCCGGCAATCAATGAAGCGGCGGTAGTGGCTCGACCAGATGAGTATTGGGGAGAGACTCCTTGCGCGTTTGTGAGTTTGAAAAATGAGTTGACTCAGAAACCGAGTGAGCAGGACATAATACAGTATTGCAGAGCTAAGTTGCCACACTACATGGTGCCCAAAACGGTGGTTTTTAAGGAAGAATTGCCCAAGACGTCGACGGGGAAGGTTCAGAAGTTTGCTCTTAGAGATATGGCGAAGGCGCTGGGTCCTTCGTCATCTTCCTCACGGCTGAGTCGGATGTAA